One window from the genome of Metabacillus flavus encodes:
- a CDS encoding SDR family NAD(P)-dependent oxidoreductase, with amino-acid sequence MKYTVITGASSGIGYEAALAFAARGKHLIITARREDELQKLKSEIQSLNPDLDVVIRIADLSSSEEVYNFYEGLNEYDLETFINNAGFGNFASVAEQNLNKIQTMLHLNIEALTILSSLFARDYSDKEGTQLINVSSGGGYTIVADAVTYCATKFYVSAFTEGLAQELKSKGAPMQAKVLAPAATETEFAKRSMDLDSFEYEGAVPKFHTAKEMAGFMLDLYDSEKTVGLVNGETYDFELKEPVYPYADRNRR; translated from the coding sequence ATGAAGTATACGGTAATTACAGGTGCCAGTTCAGGGATTGGTTATGAAGCAGCTTTGGCTTTCGCAGCCCGCGGGAAACATTTAATTATTACTGCTCGCAGAGAGGACGAGCTTCAAAAGCTGAAATCAGAAATCCAGAGTCTGAATCCTGATCTTGATGTGGTGATACGCATAGCTGATCTGTCTTCATCAGAGGAAGTGTACAATTTTTACGAAGGACTTAACGAGTATGATCTAGAAACGTTCATTAACAATGCAGGGTTCGGAAATTTTGCATCTGTTGCAGAGCAAAACTTAAACAAAATTCAAACAATGCTGCATCTGAATATTGAAGCATTGACGATTTTATCCTCACTTTTCGCAAGAGACTACTCTGATAAAGAGGGCACACAGTTGATTAACGTTTCATCAGGAGGCGGTTATACCATCGTAGCCGATGCCGTTACCTACTGCGCGACAAAGTTTTATGTGAGTGCTTTTACTGAGGGTCTTGCACAGGAACTTAAATCAAAAGGTGCTCCTATGCAGGCAAAAGTACTTGCTCCTGCTGCAACAGAAACGGAGTTTGCCAAGCGCTCGATGGACCTTGACAGCTTTGAATATGAAGGAGCCGTGCCGAAATTCCATACGGCCAAAGAAATGGCCGGCTTCATGCTTGATCTGTATGACAGTGAAAAAACAGTCGGACTTGTGAACGGAGAAACGTATGACTTCGAACTGAAGGAACCGGTTTATCCTTACGCAGACCGGAATCGCAGATAA
- a CDS encoding MerR family transcriptional regulator, with the protein MYTISEAARALGVSTHTLRYYEKEAIIEPDRKSNGDRIYSDLHLKWLQFVLKLKETKMPVAKIKEYAQLFKEGQHTNLARLELLEQHRKSIQDQLTVLSATDIMLEEKIDSYRKNLN; encoded by the coding sequence ATGTATACAATAAGCGAAGCTGCAAGAGCTTTGGGAGTCAGTACCCATACATTAAGATATTATGAAAAAGAAGCAATCATTGAACCGGATCGCAAATCCAATGGAGATCGAATATATTCCGACTTGCATCTTAAATGGCTGCAATTTGTCCTTAAATTAAAAGAAACCAAAATGCCTGTAGCAAAAATTAAAGAATATGCTCAATTATTTAAAGAAGGCCAGCATACAAACCTGGCAAGGCTTGAGCTTTTAGAGCAGCATCGAAAAAGCATCCAGGATCAGCTCACTGTTTTGTCAGCTACCGATATAATGCTTGAAGAAAAGATTGACTCATACAGAAAGAACCTCAATTAA